The following is a genomic window from Pseudomonadota bacterium.
TGAATAATCACGAACTGGAGTAATAAACTTGCATCTTGAGCAAATTTGAGTTACAAATTAAAGACCATTAATCAAGTTAGTTTTCAGATAGGTAGCAAAAATGGCTGTCCCAAAGCAAAAAACATCGAAATCGAAGCGCAATATGCGCCGTGCACATGATGCCTTACGCCCCATCAGCGTGGGTGAATGTCCGCAATGTGGCGAATCTAAATTGCCACACCATCTTTGTCAAGCTTGTGGCTACTATAAGGGCCAACAAGTTACCAAGGGTCGCGCATAGGCTCCCACCCCCCAATTGAATGGAGAAAGTAATGAGTATCACAATTGCTGTGGATACAATGGGGGGAGATGGCGCTCCAGGAATGGTGTTAGCGGGCGTTGCCCTGGCACAGAAG
Proteins encoded in this region:
- the rpmF gene encoding 50S ribosomal protein L32; this translates as MAVPKQKTSKSKRNMRRAHDALRPISVGECPQCGESKLPHHLCQACGYYKGQQVTKGRA